The following DNA comes from Arcobacter cloacae.
TTGCAGCTTCTACAGCTGGAAAAAAATCATTCATTAAAACTCTTCCTCCAAAGACAGATTGGAATCCATCTCTAAAGGTTGTATCCATAATATCTATGTACTTTTTAGACATTTTAACCCTTTAGATTTTTATGATGTTGCACTGTGGCAACTATTGCAGCTATTTTTGCAGACTCTGATTTTACGTTATGGTTATGATTACTCATTGGAGGTACATTTACAACTTTTTTCTCTTCTTGTGGAAAAATCTTTGTTAATATTATTCCTTGAGCTTTTAGGATTAGTATCATTATTGCTAAAAATGCAAATACTACTCCCATCCCCAAAAACATAAACTTTATTGACTCTTCTATTAAGTTTATCTCTTCCATAAAGAAATCCTTTATTTTTAATAAATCACCAAGATGATTCAAACGGCGTAATTTTAGAGAAATTTGACAAAATCTTCTTCTTATTTAGTGCAATAAAAATTGTTTTATAGTGCTTATTTTATAGTTTATATTTGCTATAATGTGCTTATGAAAAAAGAAACACTACAAAAACGAACAAAAATAGCAAATGATATTATGTATTATATTTATACCCATATCGAAACACATATAGATATAGAAGAATTAAGTATTGATTTAGGGGTAAGTAAATTTCATATGCATAGAATTTTTAAAGAAGCATTTGGAAAAAATATTTATGAAAGTATAAAATCAATACGACTTCAAAAGGCTTCAAATTTACTTTTAACGAATAAATATTCAACTATTTCAAACATAGTAAATCAGTGTGGATATTCATCTTTATCCTCTTTTATTAAAATATTTAAAGAGAGATTTGAAATGAGTCCAAAAGAGTGGAAAAATGGTGGATATAAAGAGTATTCACATAAAATATTATTACAATCACAAAATGCAGTACAATCAACGGCAAAATTTGATTCAATTACACCAACGATTGTGAAAATGCCAGCAATAGAGAGTTTTTATATTAGAAATAAAGGTTATAACGAAAATATAAAAGAGACTTGGCAAAAACTTCAAACTTGGGTTCTTACAAATAATATTAATTCATATAAAAAAATAGCCCTTTTTCATGATAATCCAACTATCACACCTTTAAATGAGTGTCAATATATTGGATGTATAAAAGTAAATGATACAAAAGAGATAAAAAGTGATAGATTACCAAATTTCAAAATTGCTGAGGGTGTTTATGCAAAATTTGATTTAAAAGGAAAAACAGGAGATGTTTTACCTTTTATTCATTGGGTTTATCACGAATGGCTTCCAAAAAGTGAGTATGAAACAACTACAAAGCCATCTTATGCAATTTATGAAAAATTAGATTTTTTAGATGAAAATGCAGAATTTGAACTTAGTTTTTATGTTTCTATAAATTTTTAAAAAAAACTACTATAATTACAAAAAATTTATAAGTAAAAAGGTCAAAAATGTTTTTATTTCTAGGAGCAATTGTTGCAGGTTTTGCAATTCTTGTTTGGAGTGCAGATAAGTTTGTAGAGGGAGCTGCTTCAACAGCAAAACATCTTGGAATGCCAAGTTTGTTGATAGGTATTTTAATTGTTGGATTTGGTACGAGTGCACCTGAAATGGTGGTTTCAGCAATAGCAGCAATGGAAGGAAATCCTGGACTTGCACTTGGAAATGCAATAGGTTCAAATATTGTAAATATTGCTTTAATTTTAGGAGTTACTGCAATTGTTGCACCTATTACTGTAAATTCAAAAATAGTTAGAAAAGAGATACCTCTTTTATTATTAATCGTTTTATTTTCAGGATATTTACTTTTTGATAATACTTTAACATTTGTTGAAGGAGTTGTTCTTTTAGTTGGTTTCTTTAGTTTAATTGCTTGGTCTATTTATGCTGCAATTAAAGGTAAAGGTGATGCTTTAGAATCTGAAATGGATGATGAATTACTAGAACATGAAATGAGTTTAAAAGCTGGAGTTCTTTGGTTAATTATTGGGCTGGTTTTATTAATAGCAAGTTCTAGACTTCTTGTTTGGGGAGCTGTTGGAGTGGCTACTGAATTTGGAGTAAGTGATTTGATAATTGGTCTTACAATTGTAGCTCTTGGTACTTCTTTACCTGAATTAGCAGCTTCAGTTATAGCTGCAAGAAAAGGTGAGCATGATATTGCTATTGGAAATGTTGTTGGTTCTAATATGTTTAATATTCTAGCAGTTATAGGAATTGCAGTTGTAATTGCTCCTATGAATAATATCCCATTTGAAGTTTTACAAAGAGATTGGATAATAATGTTACTTTTAACAATAGCTCTTTTATTTATGGCTTATGGATTTAGAAATAAAGAGGGAAAAATTACAAGATTAGAAGGATTTATTCTTGTTATTTGTTATGTAGCATATAATACTTATTTAGGAATGACACTTACTGGAAATATATAAAATAAGGCTTTAAAGCCTTATTTTAAAAAGATTCCCATTCATCTTCGTTTTTTTGTGTAGGTTTTTTCTCTACTACTTTTTTTATTTCAGGTTTTACTGTTTTTTTTGGTTCAACAAATGAATGTTCAATAGTTTGTTTATTCTCTTTTTTTAAAGTTTTATTTGTTACTTCATTTTTCCCCGTAAACTCTTTTTTCATTGCATCTGCAACAATCTCTTTTGCAATAGTGTCTGTTTCTAAAGCTATCTCTTTTGTTTGTGAAGCAATTTGTGCATTTTGTTGAGTTTGTCTATCAAGTCCTGTTACAGCATCATTAATTTGTGTAATCCCTGCTTCTTGCTCTTTTGAAGCTCTTGCTATCTCTTCAATTGTTTGAGTAGTTTTTGTGATATTTTCAAGTAATTCTTCATAGCCTTGAATCATTTCATAACTAATTGATTTACCATGTTTAGCTTTATTAGTTGCATTTTCAACAATTGTTTTTATCTCTTTTGCCGCTTCTGCACTTCTACTTGCTAAATTTCTAACTTCTTGTGCAACAACAGCAAAACCTTTTCCAGCTTCTCCAGCAGTTGCTGCTTCAACAGCTGCATTTAATGAAAGAATATTTGTTTGGAATGCTATTTGATCAATTACACTTATTGCTTCGTTTATTAGATTAACTTGATTTGTAATATCATCCATTGCAGTTGTTGTACTTCTTGCTAATTCTTGACCTTTTTTAGCAGATGAGCTAACTTGTTCTGAATATTTAGCCATTTGAGCAACATTTGTTGCATTACTAATTACTGTTGAAGTTATCTCTTCTAATGCAGCTGCCGTTTCTTCAAGAGATGCTGCTGCTTGATTTGAACTAGTGTTTAATATCTCAACATTTTTAAGAAGTTTATCAGAACCATTATCTAAAGTTAGACCAATACTCAAAGATTGTTTTAGTAAATTAGAAATAACATCTCCTAAATCATTTATGATAATCGCAACTTTTGCATAAGGTTCTGGGAATCTTGCTGTAAAATCCTCTTTTTTAAATCTTTCAAGAACAGAAATTAATGTATTTAAGTCTCTTGCTATAGTGTGTTCTAAATAGTCTTGTAATTTATCAAGTAGAACTTTTAACTCTTTTAAACTTGGATTATCAGAATCTTTTTCTAATTTTGCAAGCATATTTCCTTTACTTAGTTCATTTACAAATCTTGTAACATCATTTACAAAATCATTATCTTTTTTAATTGAAGCTTCAGTTTTCACAATATTATCATTTATTATTTGTGCCATTTGACCAAATTCATCATTAGATGAGATTTCAATAATCGATGATTTTTTTGTTTCATTATTTATAAATGAGAAAAATCCAGTAATTCCATTTTTAACTTTTTCTAAAGAACTTATAATTAAATTTATTGAAAAAATTGTAAAAACTAATCCTATAGATGCAATTACTAAAAATACAACAATAGTTATAATAACAGATCTATCAGCAATTATAATAGAATCATTCATCATATCAAGTGAAAATTTAACTGTTCTATCTTTTTGTTCAGTCATTAATTTCCCAAATTCATTTGAAATAGGAACCATTTTATCAACTGTATTTTTGTATTGTAAAAGTAGATTTTTTTGAGTTTCTATATCTTGAGTAGTTTTTAATTTTGAAATTAATCCATCAAGTTCAATATAAATCTCTCTCCAGCTTTTATACGTATTACTTATTTTTTGTGCAGCTTTTTTACCTGCTTCTGTATTTCTAGGAATTGAACTGAAACTTTTCCAGTTTTCATCAATAATTTTCCAACTCTCTTCTCTTTGAGTAGATATTCTTGTAAGAGCATCTTTTAGGTTTGAATTTTCATCTAAAGTTAAAACTTCAAGAGTTTGAGCTCTAATAGCCATTCTTTCAGTGTTTAGATTTCCTAAACTTAAAAGTGCGGGAACTCTTTCTTCTCCAACTTTGTGCATATCATTAGACCAAGTTTTAGCATTGTCAAACGCAATAAATCCAATAACTGCTAAACCAAAAAGTAAAATACCAGACAAAAGACGCAATCTATTTTTTACAGACACAGTAACCCCTTTTTTATAAAAAATTGTATTATTATATGATTAAATCCCTTAAAATGGTAATATTTATTATATTTTAGAATATATTTAATATAATAATTTTTTACTAAAAGGAATAATTTTTGAATAACTTAATTTCAAATACAAATGTAGATAATTTTTATAATCATCTCATAAATTCACTTTTAAAATCTAAGTCATTTATTTTTAATGTGGCTTTTATAAATTTTTCAGGAATTCAACTTTTATTGGAAGTTTTTTCAAAATTAGAAAATAAAAATATAAAAGGAAAAATTTTAACTTCCACATATTTAAATTTTACTCAAATAAAAGCCCTTGAAAAACTAAAAGAATTTTCAAATATAGAGCTAAAAATTTATGATTGTAATCAAACAAATATAGGCTTTCATCCTAAATCTTATATTTTTGAATTTGATGATTTTTATGAAGTAATGGTTGGTTCTTCAAATATTACAGCAAGTGCTTTTAAAACAAATATAGAATGGAATGTAAAAACAACTTTGAAAAAAGATGATGAATATTTAATAAATATTTTAAATGAATTTAATAATTTATGGAAAGAGTCATTTGAAGCAGATGAAGATTTTTTAGAAAAATATTCAAAATTCATAGAAAATCAAAAAAAAGAGTTTTCCCACACTTTTTTGTATAAACAAAATATAAAAACAAATTTTATGCAAAAAAATGCCTTAGAAAAACTAGAAATTTTAAGGCAAAAAAATCAAACAAAAGCTTTGATAATTGCAGCAACAGGAAGTGGAAAAACATATCTTAGTGCTTTTGATGTAAAAAACTTCAAAGCAAAAAAAATGCTTTTTTTGGTTCATAGGGAAAATATTTTAATAAGTGCAAAACAGAGTTTTGAAAATATTATAGAAAACAGAACTTTTGGATTATTTACAGGAAATAAAAAAGAGAAAAGTAAAGATTATATTTTTTCAACTATTCAAACAATGAGTTTGTATTTTGAAGAGTTTAAAAAAGATGAGTTTGAATATATCATCATTGATGAAGCCCATCACTCTACAAGTCCTACTTACAAAAAAGTGATAGATTATTTTAAACCAAAATTTTTATTAGGATTAACAGCCACATCAAATAGAATGGATGGAAACTCTATTTATGAAATTTTTGATGAAAATATTGCTTGTGATATAAGACTAAATGATGCTTTAGAACATAATTTGATAGCTCCTTTTCACTATTTTGGAATAAGTGATATAAAATCTATTGATTATGAAAATGTTGATTTAACTAAAATTGATGTTTTAGCCAAACTTTTAAGTGTAAATAAAAGAGTAGATTACATAATAGAACAGATGAATTTTTACTCTTTTACAGGCGTTAAAAGAAAAGCCATTGGATTTTGTGTTTCAAAAGAACATGGAAGTTATATGAGTGAAGAATTCAATAAAAGAGGCATAAACTCAGCTTTTTTATCAAGTGAAGATAGTGTTGCTACTAGAATTAAATTAATAGAAAAGCTAGAAGATTATAATGATACTTTAGAAGTGATTTTTACTGTTGATATTTTTAATGAAGGAGTTGATATTCCCTCAATTAATACAGTTTTGTTTTTACGACCTACAAATTCACCAATAGTTTTTATTCAACAACTTGGACGTGGTCTGCGAAAACATAAAAACAAAGAGTTTTTAACAGTTCTTGATTTTATAGGAAATTATAAAAAAGCCTATTTGATAGCTCTTGCACTTGCTGGAAATAAAGCCATAGATAAAGATAGTTTAAAACTTTTCTTATCAAACAACTTTGCAAATTTTAAAAATGCACATATTTGTATGGATGAAATCTCAAAACAAAGAATTTTGGAGCAAATAGAAAAAGAGAATTTTAATAGTTTAAAATATCTAAAAGAGCAATATTTTGAATTTAAAGCATTATTAAACAATAAAATCCCAAAACTGGTCGATTTTTTACAGTTTAATGATGTGATAAATCCAATAAAATTTATAGATGAGAGTTATTCTTATATTGAGTTTTTGGCAAAAACTGAAAATAAAAGTGAATTAAAAGAGTTGATTTTAAATCAAGAATTTATAAAAGCTATAAGATTTATAGAAAATTTACTTCCAATAAAAAGAGTTTATGAATTTGTGATTTTAAAATATCTTTTAGAGAATGATTTTTGTGATGAAAATATTGCTTTTATAATTTTAGATAAATATTTGAATAGAGTTGATAAAGATACAATAAATCATAGTTTTTCTTTTTTGAATCAGGATTTTTTGGATTCAGGACAAACAAGTAGATATTTAAAATTAGTTGATTTTGATGGGAAAAAAATAATAAAAACCCAAAAGTTTTCGAAGCTTTTAAAAAACGAAAAATATAAAGAGATTTTTGAAGATAGCTTAAATTATGGAATTTATCTTTATGAAGAAGAGTTTGGAAGTTTTGATTTTGGAAAACCATTTTTAAAACTTTATGGAAAATATAATATGTTAAATATCGCACAACTATGTAATTTTCCAAAAATTCATAGTTCATTTAGAGGAAGTGGATTTTTAAAATATGAAAATGATTTCTTTTTATTTATAAATTTAGAAAAAGAGAAATTCTCAAAATCTGCAAATTATTCTAATACCTTTTTATCAAAAGAAGTTTTTACATATCAAAGTAAACCAAGTCATACACAAATTAGCCAAGATGGAAAAAAGCTTTGTAAAAATAAAGATTTTGGCGTAAAACTTCATATTTTTATGAGAAAATTTACGCAAGTTGATAAAAAAACACAAGATTTTATATATTTAGGATTAGCTAATACGGTTTATTATGAGGGTAATAAGCCAATTAGTTTACATTTAAAGTTGGAAAAATCTTTAGATGATGAACTATATTTTGAATTTACAAAATTTGTATAAAATAATTTATCTCTATTTTATTTAACTTCGATAATATTCGCAAAAAATTGCGTGTTATTAGGAAATGAAAGTGGAAAATGAGCATAAAAAGAGTTTTGTTGAAAAAACATTTTTAAAAGTAAGCAGTATAGATAGGGTTTTAGAAGATAGAATAGATTTTATTTTGTTAAGAATTATAACTATGCTTAAATATTTTTTTATTTTAGCAATGATTTTGTATTTAGCTATTTGTATAATGAGCCTTTCTCATAAAATAATCTCTTTTACTCTTGCTCAAGGTGCTTTGGATTTTGCTTCAATTAAAAATATATTGACAGATGGTTTATTTACTTTAATTGTTATTGCCATTGTTAAAACACTTTTTATTAAAAATGGTTTTGATTATGCTTTAACTTTTTTAGAAATAGCATTTGTTGTAATTATTAGAAAACTTATTTTATTAGAAACAATTCCTTCCGAAACCGATTTATTGATTGCATTAGGAGTAACCTCTTCTTTGTTTTTTATATTAATAATTTATATACATAATCTAAAAAGAAAATGGCTAAAAGAGGATAAATAATAATTACTGATTTAGAGGAATTATTATTTTAAACTCAGCTCCTTTGCATTTATTATTGTTATAAATATACTCTTTATTAGAAACTAAAAGTTCCCCATGCATATGTTTTTTTATAATTTCTAAAGACATATAAAGTCCAATTCCTGTTCCTTGGCTTTTATGTTTAGTAGTAAAATAAGGCTCGAATATTCTATTTATTATCTCTTCTTTAATCCCACCTGCATTATCTTTTATGGTTAAAATTAGATTTTCATTCTCTTTATAAGAGTTTATAAAAATGTATTTATCACTATCTTTTAAAGTTTCAAAAGCATCAATTGCATTGTTGATAATATTTAATATAACTTGAATAAATTCGTTTTTAAGACCTAAAACAGTTATTTCATCTTTTGATTTAATAATTTGAATATCTCTATTTTTTAATTTACTAGTTACAAGACTTAATGCTTTATTTATTGCTTCATTTACATCAAAAGAGATAACTTCTTTATCGTTACTAAAAAAATTTCTGAAATCATCAATAGTATTTGATAAGTGTTGAGAAGAATTATTTATGATTTCCATAGTTTCATAAAATTCACTATCACTTAGTAAGTTTAAATCTTTTTTTAATTTAGCTCCTGTTGCAACAGTTGAAATTACAGATAGTGGTTGTCTCCATTGATGAGCAATATTTTCAATCATCTCTCCCATAGCTGCCATTTTTGATTGTTGATTTAAAATAGTCTCTTTTTGGATTAATTCTCTAGTTTTTTTCTCAACTAAATTTTCAAGATTTTTATTCATTTCACTTAGTTGTTTAGTTTTCTCTTCTACTTTTATCTTTAGAGTTCGATTTAGATTTTTTAATGTAAAGTTTCTATATATAAAAGCTAATAAAATTATAAAAATAGCTAATGTTATTTTCCAAAAAACATCATAATCAAAACTAGTTTGAAATTGAACATTATTCCATTTATTAATTATTGTATTTAACTCATTGTATGAAACAGATGATATAGCTTTATTTAGAATTGATTCTAAAATAGGGTAATCATCTCTTATCATAAATTTAAGACTAAAATTTAATCCTGTATTTCCTGAAACTTTTAAATCATCAAAGCCATATTTTAAAATATTATAAAGTAACACAGGTTGAATATCTATAAAAGCATAAACCTTATTTTTAGAAACTAATTCTAAACCTTCCTTTACACTGTTAACTGGAATAAGAGTTATTTCAGGATGATTATTTTTTAGTATATTATGTGCAGTAAAATTATTTCCAATAGCAATCTTTTTATTTTTTATAAAAGAGATATTTTCTATAAAATTTTCATCTTTTTTTGTCACAATTGAAATAGGAAAATTTGCATACTCTTTTGAAAAAATTGAAAACTCTTTTCTTTGAGGAGTATCTGCTGTACTATAAATTAAATCTGTCTCTTTATTTTTTATACTTTCAATTTGTTGATTAAAAGTTTCAAAAAATATATTTTCTATTTGTAAATCTAATTTTTTAGAGATTAAATTCCAATATTCAGATGAAATTCCAATGGCTTCATTATTTTTTGATTTAAAAGTAAATGGTTCCCAAGCATTTGAAATAGATACTTTTATTTTATTATTTTTAATAAATTCTATCTCTTCAGAAGTTAAGTTTATTTGGTATTTGAAGTTTTGGTAATAGTGTTCATTTTCGTTTAAAATCCATTTTTTCTCAACGCTTAAAAGTTCATTTATTGGAATCTTTAAAAATCCTTTACTAAAAATTTCAGCTTTTTCTTTACTTGAAGTTATTGCTTGTACTTTTGTTTTTTTAACTAATTTATTTAAAGGTTTTATTAGATGAAATTGATTATTTTGAACTGTATAGTATTCAAAGCCAAGTTTGTCTTCATAGATTAAATCAATCTCTTGATTTTTTAAAGCTTCAATAATATCTTTATAATCTTCATAAACTTTCACAGTTGCTGTAGGTAAATTTTCTAAAATCAACTCTTTATAAGCATTACTAATTAATCCTATTTTTAAATTGGTAGTAAGTTCAAAAGGAGTGAGATTTTTAGTAAGCACGAAAAAAGAACTGCTCGTTTCATAAAAAAAATCAGAATCAATCATCCAATTTTCATAAACATTTGTTCCTAAAAAAAAATCTACTTTTTCTTCTTTTGCTAAATTAATAGCTTCATCCCAAAGTTGTCCATCAACAAATTCGATTTTATAATTATTATATTTAGCCCAAAGTTTCCAAATATCAATATATAGCCCAGCCTCTTTTTCTTCTTGTTTATATGAAAAAGGAGCATAATTAGGATCATAAGAAACTTTAAAAATGGGCTCTTTTGTATGAGCATTAATAATTAGTAAAAAGAGAATAAAAAGTAGTTTCATTTTAGCCTAATAAAAAAATAATTTAAAATTATATTGAGAAATCATTATATCAAAGAATTATTAAATTTTATTAAGCTTTTAATAATCTAATCTATAACCAACCCCTGAAGTATTTATTATGGAATCTTTGCCTATTTTCTTTCTAAGTTTATTTAAAAGATTTTTCAAAGCAGAATCTGTAGCTTCAAATTCATCTTCCCATAAATAACCTTTTAATTCTTCACTTGAGACAATTCTATTACTGTTTTTTATTAAGAAATCTAAAAGAGTTAGCTCTTTTGAAGTTAAAGATAATTCTTCATTTTTTGTTGTATCTAGTAATTTTTTGTGAAGCACATTATAATTTATGTTATTTTTGAAAGAAATTATATATCTTGAGTTATCTAAAATTTCATCAACACATTTATTTAACGCTTGATGTAAACTTTTAAAATCAATAGGTTTTGTAAGATAGTCTATCAATTTTAATTTAGTTGCTTCAAGTAAAAAGTTTTTGTCAGTATAAGCACTAAGAATTATTACAGGAATTTTTTTGTCTATTTGTCTTATTTCTTTAATAAAATCTATTCCTGATTTATCAGGTAAATTAATATCTGATAATATAATATCAATTCTTTTTTCAAGTAATATTTTTTTTGCAGATACTATATCTTCCGCATCAAATATATTATCACTAAATAACAATAGTGTTTTTTTTACATTTAATTTGATGTTTTCTTCATCTTCTATGTAAAGGATATTTAATTTTTTTAAAATATTTACGTATTGATTAGTAATTGACATTAGGTAACTCTTGAATCAGATTTTTTTTATGATATAATAAATAAGCTTAGGATTTATTAATCAATTTAAAAATAATAAATAATGATATTTAATTTCAGATTAAGTAAAAGTTTTGTAAAGTAATGAATAAAATTATTTTAAATAGTCTTTAAAAATAAAATAAGTGGAGTTAAAATGTATAAGACAAAAATATTAAAATTTGCGTGTATTTCAGTATTGGCTAGTTCATTCTTGCATGCATCGAGTTTAAAAGAGAGTGTTGAAAAAGTACTATCTACTAATCCAGAAGTAATTTCACAAAAAAGTAATCAAGAAGCTTTTAAAAAATATATAGATGAAAGAAAAGCAAATTACTTGCCTAGAATAGATATAGATGGAAGAATTGAAAAGAGTAATTCTGATAAAAAATATGATAGACAAACTCCACCTAGTATTGTAAATGGTTCAGATCAAGAAGATGGATATAATTTTGGAATTGCATTAAATCAAATGCTTTATGATGGTGATTTAACTCCAAGTCAAGTAAGAGAAGCTAAACATAATGATTTAGCAAATAAGTTTAGAACTGAAAATATTATTGAAAATGTAGTTTATGAAACAATTTTTGCATATCTTGGATTAGTTCAATATGATGAAACACTTGCTTTGACAGCTGATATGATTTCAACTAATGAAGAAAATTTACAAATTGCAAAAGAAAAAGAGTCTATAAGTGGTGAAGTTTTAGAAACTTATGAAGTTGATTCAAAATTGAGTTTCGTAAAAGAGAAATATTTAGAAGAAAAAGATTTAAAGAGTTCAAGAATCAGTACATTTAAAAGATATGTAGGAATTGAACCATCAGGAAATGAGTGTAGACCTAAAATGGATTTATCAAAAATTCCAGATAATTTACAACAATTAATTGAGCTTGCAGTTTTAAGAAATAATGAAATTCAAGAACAAATTGAAAGAATAAAAGCACAAAGAGAGAAAATAGCTCAAGCTGATTCTAAATTTTTACCAAATTTAAATTTAGAATTGAAAGCATTAACAGATAATGATTTAGCATTAAATGAAAATGGAAAAGAAAATCAAGTTTTTGGAAGAATAAATCTTGCTTGGAATTTATATAATGGTGGTGGAGATTATGCAGTTTCTCAACAAGAAGCACTATTTTTAAAAGAACAGAAAGAGAGACTAGATGCAATAACAAATAAAGTTGTTGAGTCAATGAAAGTAAATTATCAAAGATTTCTGAAAAATCAGGAAAGAATAGATGTTCTTAAAAATTATGTTGTAGCAAATGAAAACATAGTTGAAGTATACAAAAGTGAATTTGAATCAGGAACTAGAACTTTTGTTGATATTTTAGATGCACAAACAGTTTTATATGAAGCTAAAAAAAGCTTAGTAAATAGAGAATTTGAGTTGTATAGAAATTATTATGATATGTTACTGTCTTTATCTATGTTGTCTGATACAGTATTGGATCCTAAAAATGATGTTTGTTCTGATAGTAAAGCTTTAGCAAGTGTTGTTTCAGAGCAAAAAGAGTATCAAAAAAGTGAAAATACTAGTGAATTGAAAGCTTTATTAGGGGATGAACCAACTCCTATAAAAGAAGAGTTAAAAGAAGATTTGATTGTGGAGGAAAGAGAAGTTGTCTCTGTTCCAAAATCTGAATACAAATCATTTTTGGAAGCACCTGAAGGATACTATACTATAAATATTACTACAACTGAAGGTTTAGATTCAGCAAAAAGATTTGTTAATATGAATTCTTTAAATTCAAATGATTCTTATGTATATCCTTTTGGTCCTGAAATGAAAAGTGCTAAGGTAATTTATGGTATATTCGAATCAGTAAAAGAGGCGTCTTTAGCTTTAGAAAACTTGCCAGCTTCTGTAAAAGCAAATAAGCCTTATATAGATAACATATCAAAACATCAGAAGTTATATTCTAAGTATAATAAATAAGGTTTCAAAAAGGTAGATATTGGAAAATAATGATTCTAATTTAATAGAAAATGAAACGTTAGGTGACTTAAAAGATAGAAGAAAAGTAGATGACTTATTAGGTTGTCTACTTTTTTTATCAAAATATCACAATAGAGAAACGTCTGCTGAATCTCTTACTTTTGGCTTGCCAATACATAAAACATCAATGAACATATCAATGTTTCATCAAGCATCTTCAAGAATAGGATTAGTTACAAAAACTGTCAAAAGAGAGAAGATAAAAGATATAACTAAACTTGCGCTACCTTCTGTATTAATCTTAGATAAAAGAAGAGCTTGTGTATTACTAGATTATGACCTAAAAAAAGGTATTGCACAAGTAATAATCCCTGGGTTGATTTCTGGTGAAACCATAATGACTATAGAGAAATTAGAGAGTGAATATACTGGTGAAGTAATAATAATTAAACCTGAATATAATTTTAATAATAGAATAGAAAAGGAAGTAGTAGTTGATAATCCAAAAGAGTGGTTTTGGGGGACATTAAAAAGAAATGCAGGTATCTATAAACAAGTTGTAGTTGTTTCTTTATTTATAAATATTTTTATTTTA
Coding sequences within:
- a CDS encoding OadG family protein; this translates as MEEINLIEESIKFMFLGMGVVFAFLAIMILILKAQGIILTKIFPQEEKKVVNVPPMSNHNHNVKSESAKIAAIVATVQHHKNLKG
- a CDS encoding AraC family transcriptional regulator codes for the protein MKKETLQKRTKIANDIMYYIYTHIETHIDIEELSIDLGVSKFHMHRIFKEAFGKNIYESIKSIRLQKASNLLLTNKYSTISNIVNQCGYSSLSSFIKIFKERFEMSPKEWKNGGYKEYSHKILLQSQNAVQSTAKFDSITPTIVKMPAIESFYIRNKGYNENIKETWQKLQTWVLTNNINSYKKIALFHDNPTITPLNECQYIGCIKVNDTKEIKSDRLPNFKIAEGVYAKFDLKGKTGDVLPFIHWVYHEWLPKSEYETTTKPSYAIYEKLDFLDENAEFELSFYVSINF
- a CDS encoding calcium/sodium antiporter, translating into MFLFLGAIVAGFAILVWSADKFVEGAASTAKHLGMPSLLIGILIVGFGTSAPEMVVSAIAAMEGNPGLALGNAIGSNIVNIALILGVTAIVAPITVNSKIVRKEIPLLLLIVLFSGYLLFDNTLTFVEGVVLLVGFFSLIAWSIYAAIKGKGDALESEMDDELLEHEMSLKAGVLWLIIGLVLLIASSRLLVWGAVGVATEFGVSDLIIGLTIVALGTSLPELAASVIAARKGEHDIAIGNVVGSNMFNILAVIGIAVVIAPMNNIPFEVLQRDWIIMLLLTIALLFMAYGFRNKEGKITRLEGFILVICYVAYNTYLGMTLTGNI
- a CDS encoding HAMP domain-containing methyl-accepting chemotaxis protein: MSVKNRLRLLSGILLFGLAVIGFIAFDNAKTWSNDMHKVGEERVPALLSLGNLNTERMAIRAQTLEVLTLDENSNLKDALTRISTQREESWKIIDENWKSFSSIPRNTEAGKKAAQKISNTYKSWREIYIELDGLISKLKTTQDIETQKNLLLQYKNTVDKMVPISNEFGKLMTEQKDRTVKFSLDMMNDSIIIADRSVIITIVVFLVIASIGLVFTIFSINLIISSLEKVKNGITGFFSFINNETKKSSIIEISSNDEFGQMAQIINDNIVKTEASIKKDNDFVNDVTRFVNELSKGNMLAKLEKDSDNPSLKELKVLLDKLQDYLEHTIARDLNTLISVLERFKKEDFTARFPEPYAKVAIIINDLGDVISNLLKQSLSIGLTLDNGSDKLLKNVEILNTSSNQAAASLEETAAALEEITSTVISNATNVAQMAKYSEQVSSSAKKGQELARSTTTAMDDITNQVNLINEAISVIDQIAFQTNILSLNAAVEAATAGEAGKGFAVVAQEVRNLASRSAEAAKEIKTIVENATNKAKHGKSISYEMIQGYEELLENITKTTQTIEEIARASKEQEAGITQINDAVTGLDRQTQQNAQIASQTKEIALETDTIAKEIVADAMKKEFTGKNEVTNKTLKKENKQTIEHSFVEPKKTVKPEIKKVVEKKPTQKNEDEWESF